One segment of Formicincola oecophyllae DNA contains the following:
- a CDS encoding DUF805 domain-containing protein — MNNTPPSPSTSATPTLPQDGWGWIMQALKNYAVFSGRSPRRAFWWCSLFQFGAVLVANLGDMLFNTGNLLSAQVWLGLLLPTLAVGVRRLHDTGRSAWWVFINMPFLAAGWGLWSLAKRHACPEHAHALVVAGGALFIIGLALTVAQFVFECLPSQPGPNKYGPNPYNQG; from the coding sequence ATGAACAACACTCCCCCCTCCCCATCTACCAGCGCTACACCAACCCTGCCCCAGGATGGCTGGGGGTGGATCATGCAGGCCTTGAAGAACTACGCCGTGTTCAGCGGCCGCTCCCCCAGGCGCGCGTTCTGGTGGTGTTCACTGTTCCAGTTCGGGGCTGTGCTGGTGGCCAATCTGGGGGATATGTTGTTCAACACAGGCAACCTCCTCAGCGCCCAGGTCTGGCTGGGGCTTTTGCTGCCCACCTTGGCTGTTGGCGTGCGGCGCCTTCACGACACGGGCCGTTCAGCTTGGTGGGTATTCATCAACATGCCCTTCCTGGCAGCTGGCTGGGGGCTGTGGTCTTTAGCCAAACGCCACGCCTGCCCAGAACACGCCCATGCGCTGGTGGTGGCTGGTGGCGCCCTGTTCATCATCGGGCTGGCGCTGACGGTGGCGCAGTTTGTGTTTGAATGCTTGCCCAGCCAGCCAGGCCCCAACAAATACGGCCCCAACCCTTACAATCAGGGGTAA
- a CDS encoding superinfection immunity protein, with translation MEDLGAVVVVLVCGVVALCVYFIPTMVASQRGVINKQGVFLINLCLGGTGLGWMVAMVLACMLPTHQDRQRAGQSAGPAPQPTPAPSLHAQHAAPVAQAPSKPDPTQRERDNLALLEKYAALHSKGVLTDAEFEQRKAAILTQP, from the coding sequence TTGGAAGATCTTGGTGCCGTTGTCGTGGTTTTGGTGTGTGGCGTTGTGGCGCTGTGTGTCTACTTCATTCCCACCATGGTGGCTTCCCAACGGGGCGTCATCAACAAGCAGGGCGTTTTCCTCATTAATCTGTGCTTAGGTGGAACAGGGCTTGGCTGGATGGTGGCGATGGTTCTGGCTTGCATGTTGCCAACCCACCAGGACCGGCAACGCGCTGGTCAGAGCGCGGGGCCCGCACCCCAACCTACCCCGGCGCCAAGCCTCCACGCGCAGCACGCAGCCCCTGTGGCCCAGGCGCCAAGCAAGCCAGACCCCACCCAGCGGGAGCGGGACAATCTGGCCCTGTTGGAGAAATACGCGGCCCTGCACAGCAAAGGCGTTTTGACGGACGCTGAGTTTGAGCAACGCAAAGCCGCCATCCTAACCCAACCCTGA
- a CDS encoding phosphoribosylanthranilate isomerase: MTSAPLQLANQPAQAGPINVQVKICGLTTPSDLALCHQLGVAWVGLVFHPPSPRALNAGRAAVISAAAPPASQGGPKRVGLFVKPTLATIQAVLDHVQLDVLQLYTSLEQAAMLQQALGREGLGGEVRREVWLSRAIKSKADVPSAMAKGVARWVVEAKPANQAMPGGAGQRFDWGLLSDWRQGGAPGPWMLAGGLNPSNVGRAIAATGAVAVDVSSGVESAPGVKSPALIKAFVEQARQPSTPLGAR; the protein is encoded by the coding sequence GTGACAAGCGCCCCCCTTCAGCTTGCCAACCAGCCTGCCCAGGCTGGACCAATTAATGTGCAGGTGAAGATTTGCGGCCTCACCACGCCAAGCGACTTGGCGCTGTGCCACCAGCTTGGCGTGGCGTGGGTTGGATTGGTGTTTCACCCCCCCTCCCCCCGCGCACTTAATGCTGGGCGTGCAGCCGTCATCAGCGCAGCCGCCCCCCCAGCCAGCCAAGGCGGGCCAAAGCGCGTTGGGCTATTCGTTAAGCCAACGCTGGCCACCATTCAGGCCGTTCTAGATCATGTCCAGCTGGACGTCCTGCAGCTTTACACCAGCCTTGAACAAGCAGCCATGCTGCAGCAGGCGCTTGGCAGGGAGGGTTTAGGGGGCGAGGTGCGCAGGGAAGTTTGGCTTTCACGCGCCATCAAAAGCAAAGCAGACGTGCCCAGCGCTATGGCCAAGGGTGTGGCGCGCTGGGTGGTGGAGGCCAAACCGGCAAACCAGGCCATGCCAGGCGGCGCTGGCCAGCGCTTTGATTGGGGCTTGCTCAGTGACTGGCGCCAAGGGGGCGCCCCAGGCCCCTGGATGCTGGCTGGGGGCCTCAACCCAAGCAATGTGGGCCGTGCCATCGCCGCCACAGGCGCTGTGGCTGTTGACGTCTCCTCAGGGGTGGAAAGCGCGCCAGGGGTGAAGTCCCCCGCCCTCATCAAGGCTTTTGTGGAGCAAGCGCGCCAACCTTCAACCCCGCTTGGGGCTAGGTAG
- the pyrF gene encoding orotidine-5'-phosphate decarboxylase, which yields MVTTPAPANQPSANQRGAHRRTKLIAAIDTHSLAHGQQLATQLNGVVDAIKLGFEFTYSCGLEAVRALGAKQGLFLDLKLHDIPNTVAQGVAALAPLGPLLMTIHASGGSAMVRAARNALDEAFSANPGARPKLIAVTVLTSLDGAALLELGVDATPAQQVVRLGRLAIEAGADGLVCSAHEIAPLRQALGEAPLLVVPGIRPAGSAHNDQKRIMTPGQAAEAGADWIVVGRPITQAADPAAAARAIQAELAAHTNP from the coding sequence ATGGTCACAACGCCTGCTCCTGCCAACCAGCCTTCAGCCAACCAGCGGGGGGCTCATCGCCGTACCAAGCTCATCGCTGCCATTGACACCCACAGCCTGGCCCATGGCCAGCAACTGGCCACGCAGCTGAATGGCGTTGTGGATGCCATTAAGCTGGGGTTTGAATTCACCTATTCATGTGGTTTGGAGGCCGTGCGGGCGCTTGGCGCCAAGCAGGGGCTTTTCCTGGACCTCAAGCTGCATGACATCCCCAACACTGTGGCCCAGGGCGTGGCGGCCTTGGCGCCCTTGGGGCCTTTGCTGATGACCATCCACGCCTCTGGCGGCAGCGCCATGGTGCGCGCTGCCAGGAATGCCCTCGATGAGGCCTTCAGCGCTAATCCTGGGGCGCGCCCCAAGCTCATCGCTGTAACGGTGCTGACCAGCCTGGACGGTGCTGCCCTCCTGGAACTGGGGGTGGACGCCACCCCAGCCCAGCAGGTGGTGCGCCTGGGCAGGCTTGCCATAGAAGCTGGGGCGGATGGCCTCGTGTGCTCCGCCCATGAGATCGCCCCCCTGCGCCAGGCTTTGGGTGAAGCGCCCCTTCTGGTGGTGCCTGGCATCCGCCCTGCTGGCAGCGCCCATAACGACCAAAAGCGCATCATGACACCAGGCCAAGCAGCTGAAGCTGGCGCTGATTGGATCGTGGTGGGCCGCCCCATCACTCAAGCAGCAGACCCAGCAGCGGCTGCGCGCGCCATCCAGGCAGAGCTGGCCGCCCACACCAACCCGTGA
- a CDS encoding SHOCT domain-containing protein, translated as MPKPHPTLLTLETLPHNGWQWFLRALRLGTTFEGRATRQEYGWFIFWMVLLVAGAWFVPFVGHGASVVLGLCLAVPLLAVTTRRLQDAIPTTRPLVIKVYVLCLFTLGMEGFIYCYPNADVHVTAAILVIVVVCWAAYFLSILYYLLCPSQPDPNPYGPNPYAALELESGGAENPAASTGAAQNEGQNESPSSGVQEPAQAPLQAPTVEPQPRDAQQELASLALLQQYAALHAQGVLTDAEFERKKAELLQGN; from the coding sequence ATGCCCAAACCCCATCCAACCCTCCTCACACTTGAAACACTGCCCCACAATGGCTGGCAGTGGTTCCTGCGCGCGCTGCGACTGGGCACAACATTTGAAGGCCGAGCAACGCGGCAAGAATATGGGTGGTTCATCTTTTGGATGGTGTTGCTGGTGGCTGGGGCCTGGTTTGTGCCCTTTGTGGGCCATGGGGCCAGCGTGGTGCTTGGGCTGTGCTTGGCAGTGCCTCTTCTGGCTGTCACAACACGCCGCCTTCAGGATGCTATCCCTACGACAAGGCCTCTTGTAATTAAGGTCTATGTTTTGTGTTTATTCACATTGGGGATGGAAGGGTTCATTTATTGCTATCCAAATGCTGATGTCCACGTTACAGCTGCCATTTTAGTCATTGTGGTAGTTTGCTGGGCGGCCTACTTTCTAAGCATATTATATTACCTACTTTGCCCCAGTCAGCCTGACCCCAATCCATACGGCCCTAACCCCTACGCTGCCCTTGAGCTTGAAAGCGGGGGTGCGGAAAACCCAGCGGCAAGCACGGGCGCAGCCCAAAATGAAGGCCAAAATGAAAGCCCGAGCAGTGGCGTTCAGGAACCAGCCCAGGCGCCACTTCAAGCCCCCACAGTGGAACCACAGCCCAGGGACGCCCAGCAGGAACTGGCCAGCCTAGCGTTGCTGCAGCAATACGCTGCCCTTCACGCCCAGGGCGTTCTGACGGACGCTGAGTTTGAGCGCAAAAAAGCAGAACTCCTCCAAGGGAACTAA
- a CDS encoding DUF805 domain-containing protein: MPPTPLKNTPPTGWDWFMQGLRHYSDFKGRSPRAAFWWFAIMSFGFSVLIGWVDVIFKAGHFLSALFWVALFLPMVAVSVRRLHDAGHSSWWAIAFYPIAMVELGWLNAISMPHATSDPFLVLTTFLGVVLLLPYLALAITLFVFYCQLSQPGPNRYGPNPYAPQPGAAPPAPSQPPPTQRTSTQHHDQTQQERETLDLLEKLAALHAQGVLTDAEFERKKAELLQEK; the protein is encoded by the coding sequence ATGCCACCTACCCCCCTTAAAAACACGCCCCCCACTGGTTGGGACTGGTTCATGCAAGGGTTGCGGCATTACAGCGACTTCAAAGGCCGCTCACCACGGGCGGCTTTTTGGTGGTTCGCCATCATGTCTTTTGGCTTCAGCGTTCTCATTGGTTGGGTGGATGTGATTTTCAAAGCAGGGCACTTCCTGAGTGCTTTGTTTTGGGTGGCGCTGTTCCTGCCCATGGTGGCTGTTTCAGTGCGGCGCTTGCATGACGCTGGCCATTCCAGCTGGTGGGCTATCGCTTTCTACCCCATAGCCATGGTGGAGCTGGGCTGGCTGAACGCCATTTCCATGCCCCATGCCACCAGCGACCCTTTTCTGGTGTTGACGACATTCCTCGGCGTTGTGCTTCTGCTGCCTTACTTGGCTTTGGCCATTACGTTGTTTGTTTTCTACTGCCAATTAAGCCAGCCTGGCCCCAACAGATACGGCCCCAATCCTTATGCACCCCAACCTGGCGCTGCGCCGCCTGCGCCAAGCCAGCCCCCGCCCACCCAGCGCACTTCTACCCAGCACCATGACCAGACCCAGCAGGAACGGGAAACGCTGGACTTGCTGGAAAAACTTGCAGCCCTTCACGCCCAGGGTGTTTTGACGGACGCTGAGTTTGAGCGGAAGAAAGCGGAGCTTCTCCAGGAAAAGTGA
- a CDS encoding pyridoxine 5'-phosphate synthase, giving the protein MIRLGVNVDHVATLRNARGENYPDPVAAARMALENGADGITAHVREDRRHIKDDDIKRLRALPAPLNFEMAATDEMTAMAVALKPHACCVVPERRQELTTEGGLDVVGQEGALKPRIQKLLGAGIRVSLFIDPTAESVAAAHRLGAPVVELHTGAYAAGKVGELERLRQAAAAATANGMEVHAGHGLTFENVAPITTLPGLAELNIGHFLISQAVFDGLGPVVARMKALINP; this is encoded by the coding sequence ATGATCAGGCTTGGCGTCAATGTTGACCACGTTGCCACACTGCGCAATGCACGCGGCGAGAATTACCCAGACCCTGTCGCGGCAGCCCGCATGGCGCTGGAAAATGGCGCAGACGGCATCACCGCCCATGTGCGTGAGGACCGCCGCCACATCAAGGATGACGACATCAAGCGCCTGCGCGCGCTGCCAGCGCCTCTGAACTTCGAAATGGCCGCAACAGATGAGATGACGGCCATGGCCGTTGCCCTCAAACCCCATGCCTGCTGCGTGGTGCCAGAGCGCCGCCAGGAACTAACCACGGAAGGCGGTCTTGACGTTGTGGGGCAGGAAGGTGCGCTCAAACCGCGCATCCAGAAACTGCTTGGGGCTGGCATCCGCGTTTCGCTGTTCATTGACCCCACAGCAGAAAGCGTGGCGGCGGCGCACCGCCTTGGCGCACCTGTGGTGGAACTGCACACAGGCGCTTACGCCGCAGGCAAGGTGGGGGAGCTGGAACGCCTGCGCCAAGCTGCAGCGGCAGCCACCGCCAACGGCATGGAGGTGCACGCAGGTCACGGCCTGACTTTTGAGAATGTGGCCCCCATCACCACCCTGCCAGGGCTGGCTGAGCTCAACATCGGGCATTTCCTCATCAGCCAGGCGGTGTTTGACGGCCTAGGCCCTGTGGTGGCGCGCATGAAGGCGCTCATCAATCCTTGA
- the pdxA gene encoding 4-hydroxythreonine-4-phosphate dehydrogenase PdxA, with the protein MALGTVPAPLPPLAVTMGDPAGIGPEITAALWRQTRGQGPVFCWYGDPALMAGAIPTQAITHPSQAACVFANALPVMVVRCPEPVTPGTLDSANSPAVVAAITQATQAALAGDVAGVVTAPIAKHVLKAAGFSFPGHTEFIASLTGQGGEELMMLACPPRAWGHTPQPGLRVVLATIHTSLASAVAALQGEGGRARIMDVARRTVAALKRDFGLPRPRLWVAGLNPHAGEDGMMGCEERDVISPALEALKAEGLDVEGPMPPDTMFTPAARARYDAALCLYHDQGLIPLKTLGMEEGVNITLGLDVVRTSPDHGTAFDIARPPSQWGSPAQAGQRVADARSLHQALLTAQAIAKARSTH; encoded by the coding sequence ATGGCGCTGGGGACTGTTCCCGCACCCCTACCCCCCTTGGCCGTCACCATGGGGGACCCAGCTGGCATCGGGCCTGAAATCACAGCTGCCCTCTGGCGGCAGACCCGTGGCCAGGGACCTGTGTTCTGCTGGTATGGCGACCCCGCCCTCATGGCAGGGGCTATTCCCACCCAAGCCATCACCCACCCAAGCCAGGCAGCTTGCGTGTTCGCTAACGCGCTGCCCGTCATGGTGGTGCGCTGCCCAGAACCCGTCACCCCAGGTACGCTTGACAGCGCCAACAGCCCTGCCGTTGTGGCGGCCATCACCCAGGCCACGCAGGCTGCGCTGGCTGGCGATGTGGCGGGGGTGGTGACGGCCCCCATCGCCAAGCATGTTCTCAAGGCGGCTGGATTCTCTTTCCCTGGGCACACTGAATTCATCGCCTCCCTAACAGGGCAAGGGGGTGAGGAGCTGATGATGCTGGCGTGCCCCCCCAGGGCGTGGGGCCATACGCCCCAGCCAGGGCTGCGGGTGGTTCTGGCCACCATTCACACCAGCTTGGCCAGCGCTGTTGCAGCGCTGCAGGGGGAGGGGGGGCGTGCGCGCATCATGGATGTGGCGCGCCGCACCGTGGCTGCCTTGAAACGTGATTTCGGCCTGCCCAGGCCGCGGCTTTGGGTGGCTGGCCTTAACCCCCACGCTGGGGAGGACGGCATGATGGGCTGTGAGGAGAGGGACGTCATATCCCCAGCCCTTGAAGCCCTCAAAGCGGAGGGGCTTGATGTTGAAGGCCCCATGCCACCCGACACCATGTTCACCCCAGCAGCCAGGGCGCGCTATGACGCTGCCCTGTGCCTTTACCATGACCAGGGGCTGATTCCTTTGAAGACTTTGGGCATGGAGGAGGGGGTAAACATCACCCTGGGGCTTGATGTGGTGCGCACATCGCCAGACCATGGAACGGCCTTTGACATCGCCCGCCCTCCCAGCCAATGGGGCAGCCCTGCCCAAGCAGGGCAGCGCGTGGCCGATGCCCGCAGCCTGCACCAGGCGCTGCTAACGGCCCAGGCCATTGCCAAGGCCCGCAGCACCCACTGA